In Propionimicrobium sp. PCR01-08-3, one DNA window encodes the following:
- a CDS encoding DUF2318 domain-containing protein, protein MLQLFVSSVQSALPLCLAIAILLASRAHSPRERRTLARITWAVALVGLASAAAIAWLRLNSTKIDVPTFNSIAGPITFAAVVVFLIAVWIFGDRDLHDITQTSKHRFLTVTALAALLATTVFYGFTYFFNVNAVTPMGSTITETESLLRLAGYALGTLLVIIASWGYVVSAARVPWFVRTAITSVVFLAMIGPRMVLLYQQFATRRMVPKSSLIFDWVLWIQAHEATTQLWLAILIAVPGIVALWTHPRGTTANPAQARLRRAGQISRRKFLTLSVVGSAVFVATLTEGKRRADYVPELSPIEKSVVEGDYVTVSRELVSDGHLHRFAYQASDSTEVRFIVIKKNETAFGTGLDACEICGDSGYYEDKGKVICARCGVMMNILTIGFEGGCNPIPIAYEVSADKLSFSVAELESHASVFKK, encoded by the coding sequence ATGTTGCAACTATTCGTCTCATCGGTTCAAAGTGCGCTACCGCTATGCCTGGCCATCGCCATCTTGCTGGCGAGCAGGGCGCATTCGCCCAGGGAACGCCGCACACTCGCGCGTATCACCTGGGCGGTTGCGCTCGTCGGGCTCGCGAGCGCGGCAGCCATCGCCTGGCTGCGGCTCAACTCGACGAAGATCGATGTGCCGACCTTCAACTCCATCGCCGGGCCGATCACCTTCGCAGCGGTCGTCGTCTTCCTGATCGCGGTCTGGATCTTCGGGGATCGCGACCTACACGACATCACTCAGACCAGCAAGCACCGCTTCCTCACCGTGACAGCGCTGGCCGCTCTGTTGGCCACCACGGTCTTCTACGGCTTCACGTACTTCTTCAATGTCAACGCGGTCACTCCCATGGGCTCCACCATCACCGAGACCGAGAGCCTGCTCAGGCTCGCCGGATACGCGCTGGGCACACTGCTGGTGATCATCGCCTCCTGGGGCTATGTGGTCTCGGCCGCCCGGGTGCCCTGGTTCGTGCGCACAGCCATCACCTCGGTTGTTTTCCTCGCGATGATCGGGCCGCGGATGGTGCTGCTCTACCAGCAATTCGCAACCCGCCGGATGGTGCCGAAATCCAGCCTGATCTTCGACTGGGTGCTGTGGATCCAGGCACACGAGGCCACCACTCAACTGTGGCTGGCCATCCTGATCGCGGTGCCCGGCATCGTCGCGCTGTGGACGCATCCTCGCGGCACGACCGCGAACCCTGCTCAGGCCAGACTGCGCAGGGCCGGCCAGATCTCGCGCCGCAAATTCCTCACCCTTTCGGTCGTCGGCTCGGCTGTCTTCGTGGCGACACTGACCGAGGGCAAACGCCGCGCCGACTACGTGCCCGAGCTGTCGCCCATCGAGAAATCCGTGGTCGAGGGAGACTACGTCACGGTCTCCCGCGAGCTGGTCAGCGATGGCCATCTGCACCGGTTCGCCTACCAGGCGTCCGATAGCACCGAGGTGCGCTTCATCGTTATCAAGAAGAATGAGACCGCCTTCGGGACGGGCTTGGATGCATGCGAAATCTGCGGTGATTCCGGCTATTACGAAGATAAGGGCAAGGTGATTTGTGCCCGGTGCGGTGTCATGATGAACATTTTGACCATCGGATTCGAAGGTGGTTGCAATCCCATTCCGATCGCTTACGAAGTGTCGGCCGACAAACTGAGTTTCTCGGTGGCCGAGCTCGAAAGCCACGCCTCGGTATTCAAGAAGTAG
- a CDS encoding ABC transporter permease yields the protein MIALTILLGSSLTTSMFAVMLDVSDKVQAELGSFGANIQVLPQGASIVSDMYDVDTSANAGALREDELPNLKTIFWAHNIEDFAPFLDVDATADGAEIPVVGTWFDQTMTTPTGEEVNTGIENLRDWWEVTGSWPEPGSSDQVMVGSRLASEHGWAPGDQITVSTEAGDTELTVSGVFSSGSDEDKQLFAPLALAQQLSARPGEVGRVEVRAITTPDNELAERAARDPSTLSINDWETWYCTAYVSSIAYQIEEAMSNAAAKPVRQVADTEGVILGKTQLIMSVVAIFAMVAAALGIANLVTASVMERSKEVGLMKALGARNKSIVLTILTETFIVALIGGLAGFGVGIGLSQLIGQLVFGSAITIRPMVAPLMALVILATVVIGCLPSMRYLLKLQPAQVLHGR from the coding sequence ATGATCGCGCTCACTATTCTGCTTGGTTCGTCGCTGACCACATCGATGTTCGCGGTCATGCTCGATGTCAGCGACAAGGTACAGGCCGAACTCGGCTCTTTCGGAGCGAATATCCAGGTTCTTCCGCAAGGGGCCTCGATCGTCTCGGATATGTACGATGTCGATACCTCTGCAAACGCCGGGGCATTGCGTGAAGACGAGCTGCCGAATCTCAAGACCATTTTCTGGGCGCACAACATCGAGGATTTCGCGCCCTTCCTGGACGTCGATGCCACCGCTGACGGTGCCGAGATTCCGGTCGTCGGCACCTGGTTTGACCAGACCATGACCACCCCGACAGGTGAAGAGGTCAACACCGGCATCGAGAATCTGCGGGACTGGTGGGAGGTCACCGGGTCGTGGCCTGAGCCGGGCAGCAGCGATCAGGTGATGGTCGGCAGCAGGCTCGCGTCCGAACACGGCTGGGCTCCTGGCGACCAGATCACCGTGTCAACCGAGGCCGGCGACACCGAGCTGACCGTCAGTGGGGTCTTCAGCTCCGGTTCGGACGAGGACAAGCAGCTTTTCGCGCCATTGGCGCTCGCCCAGCAGCTATCCGCTCGTCCGGGTGAGGTCGGACGCGTAGAGGTGCGCGCCATCACCACCCCCGACAACGAACTGGCCGAGCGTGCGGCCCGCGACCCATCGACCTTGTCGATCAACGATTGGGAGACCTGGTACTGCACCGCCTATGTGAGCTCGATCGCCTACCAGATCGAAGAGGCGATGAGCAACGCGGCGGCCAAGCCGGTGCGGCAGGTGGCCGACACCGAAGGCGTCATCTTGGGCAAGACCCAACTGATCATGTCGGTTGTCGCGATCTTCGCGATGGTTGCCGCCGCTTTGGGCATCGCGAATCTGGTCACGGCCTCGGTGATGGAGCGGTCGAAGGAAGTCGGTTTGATGAAAGCGCTCGGTGCCCGCAACAAATCGATCGTGCTGACAATCCTCACCGAGACGTTCATCGTGGCGTTGATCGGTGGGCTCGCCGGGTTCGGCGTGGGTATCGGATTGTCTCAACTGATCGGCCAACTGGTCTTCGGCTCGGCGATCACCATCCGGCCGATGGTTGCGCCGCTGATGGCACTGGTCATCTTGGCGACCGTGGTGATCGGATGCCTGCCCTCAATGAGATATCTGCTGAAGCTGCAGCCCGCCCAGGTGCTGCACGGGAGGTGA
- a CDS encoding FtsX-like permease family protein, with product MNSHRTMYLRMITQSFWHRLSRVIIASLSIAVGAATLSGLGLVAYTVPAQMTKELRSYGANFVVTPDGSDGLTNGQLATADELLAGAALNRAPYQYTNLLYNQQALTVMGTMPDDALAVRPYWQVDGELPAGADQILVGESVAETYRFEVGEQVGLTEPTTENGTAKQLTVSGILRTGGAEDDLIVMNLDTLAEFTGGTGEFNIIEYSIDGDQAKLNALVGNINDSDSGMEAEVVRRISQTETGIAQTLQTLIWIVSVIICLLTLIAITATLNAVVSERAREIGLKKALGAVPRDIMGEFIGESILLGLFGGAMGVAAGIWIANFVSMKAFAIQLDVNWWVVPITLVFSVIIALVGSLLPARRISRINPVDVLGGE from the coding sequence ATGAACAGCCATCGCACGATGTACCTGCGGATGATCACCCAGTCGTTCTGGCACCGGCTGTCGAGGGTGATCATCGCGTCGCTGTCGATCGCCGTGGGTGCTGCAACCTTGTCGGGGCTCGGGCTGGTCGCCTACACCGTGCCCGCGCAGATGACCAAGGAATTGCGGTCCTACGGCGCCAACTTCGTGGTCACCCCTGACGGCTCGGATGGGCTGACCAATGGACAGTTGGCTACGGCAGATGAACTCCTCGCTGGTGCTGCGCTGAACCGTGCGCCCTACCAGTACACGAATCTGCTGTACAACCAGCAGGCGTTGACCGTGATGGGCACCATGCCGGACGACGCTCTGGCCGTGCGTCCGTACTGGCAGGTGGACGGGGAGTTGCCCGCAGGTGCCGACCAGATACTGGTGGGCGAGAGTGTTGCCGAAACCTACCGGTTCGAGGTCGGGGAGCAGGTCGGCCTGACCGAGCCGACCACCGAGAACGGCACCGCCAAGCAGCTGACCGTCTCGGGCATCTTGCGCACCGGAGGCGCCGAAGACGATCTGATCGTGATGAATCTGGATACTCTTGCCGAATTCACCGGCGGAACAGGCGAATTCAACATCATCGAATATTCGATCGACGGCGATCAGGCGAAGCTGAATGCTCTGGTGGGCAATATCAATGATTCCGATTCGGGCATGGAAGCCGAAGTCGTGCGCAGGATCAGCCAGACCGAGACCGGCATCGCCCAGACCCTGCAAACACTGATCTGGATTGTCAGCGTCATTATCTGCCTTCTGACGCTGATCGCGATTACGGCGACGTTGAATGCGGTGGTTTCTGAACGCGCCCGTGAGATCGGATTGAAAAAGGCGCTCGGAGCGGTGCCGAGAGACATCATGGGCGAATTCATCGGTGAGTCGATATTGCTGGGATTGTTCGGCGGTGCCATGGGTGTGGCGGCAGGCATTTGGATCGCCAATTTCGTTTCGATGAAGGCATTCGCCATTCAATTGGACGTCAACTGGTGGGTTGTGCCGATCACCTTGGTCTTCTCGGTGATCATCGCGCTGGTGGGCAGCTTGCTGCCGGCCCGCCGGATTTCACGAATCAACCCCGTCGATGTGTTAGGTGGAGAATAA